A stretch of the Aegilops tauschii subsp. strangulata cultivar AL8/78 chromosome 4, Aet v6.0, whole genome shotgun sequence genome encodes the following:
- the LOC120962502 gene encoding protein FAR1-RELATED SEQUENCE 5-like: protein MNEREFTTPRKKESIPLFVSVINYDSPCFLPVQRFMHNDDYCDSLFMFQCSSFTPSCDEKFTGVNHHLQSVFFGAAFLCNEQTESYVWLFETFLTAMGGVAPRLIITDEAVSMKNAIETVFPTTVHRLCMWHIMEKLPEKIGPIIREESEFWDKMNSCVWGSETPAEFESQWNSVITEYGLEENEWLVKRFSIRESWIPAYFMDIPLAGILRTTSRSESANSFFNRFIHRKLALVEFWLRFDMALECQREEELIADNSSIHTTPQLLTPWEMEKQGRDVFTYEVFEKFQKEIVAARDHCCIQGIAQDGTLKIVTLRGRSHRIREVQSDTKTMIAHCSCKLFETIGIPCRHIMQVLRAENQNELPSYYIMKRWKKRCKRENVYDEHGNLIEEKATDSLNEATRKKISVVRNKLEDLIQKAKHSDEGMDFLTSSVLNIEAPLDEMVPTSGVKHTRQDENEAFIGCNIPTEIDIHPPTDVRTVGRCKRIKRGKEISEEEQKKKKKEAKVKVARLCKTTNSFS, encoded by the exons ATGAATGAGCGCGAATTTACTACgccaagaaagaaagaaagcatTCCCCTATTCGTGAGTGTGATAAACTATGATTCACCATGCTTCTTACCAGTTCAGAGATTTATGCAtaatgatgattattgtgattcATTATTTATGTTTCAGTGCTCGTCTTTTACGCCGAGTTGCGACGAAAAATTTACAGGGGTCAACCATCACTTACAGAGTGTGTTTTTTGGTGCGGCATTCTTGTGCAATGAGCAGACTGAGTCATATGTTTGGTTATTTGAGACCTTCCTTACAGCAATGGGAGGGGTAGCACCTAGACTCATTATAACTGATGAAGCTGTTAGCATGAAGAATGCGATTGAAACAGTTTTTCCGACCACAGTGCATAGGTTATGTATGTGGCACATAATGGAAAAACTTCCGGAGAAGATTGGACCAATAATTAGAGAAGAGTCTGAATTTTGGGACAAGATGAATTCGTGTGTATGGGGTTCGGAAACTCCAGCAGAGTTTGAATCACAATGGAATTCTGTCATTACGGAGTATGGCTTGGAGGAAAATGAGTGGCTGGTTAAAAGGTTTAGCATTCGCGAGTCATGGATACCAGCTTACTTTATGGACATACCATTGGCGGGTATTCTCCGAACCACTTCAAGGTCTGAAAGTGCAAATTCATTTTTTAACCGTTTTATTCATCGTAAGCTTGCTTTGGTTGAGTTCTGGCTTAGGTTTGACATGGCATTAGAATGCCAACGAGAAGAAGAGTTGATTGCTGACAACTCAAGCATTCATACAACCCCGCAACTATTGACACCATGGGAAATGGAGAAACAAGGTAGAGATGTGTTTACATATGAGGTGTTTGAGAAATTTCAGAAAGAGATTGTTGCAGCAAGAGACCATTGTTGCATCCAAGGCATTGCACAAGATGGAACACTAAAAATAGTGACATTGAGAGGTCGATCCCATAGGATTAGGGAAGTTCAGTCTGACACCAAAACCATGATAGCTCATTGTTCATGTAAGTTATTTGAAACAATTGGAATCCCGTGCCGCCATATCATGCAGGTGTTGAGGGCTGAAAATCAAAATGAACTTCCATCTTACTACATTATGAAAAGATGGAAGAAACGGTGCAAAAG GGAGAATGTGTATGATGAGCATGGGAATTTAATAGAAGAGAAGGCAACCGATTCATTGAATGAAGCTACGAGGAAGAAGATTTCAGTTGTACGCAACAAGTTGGAAGATCTAATTCAGAAGGCCAAGCACTCGGATGAAGGCATGGATTTTCTAACATCAAGTGTATTAAATATTGAAGCACCTTTGGATGAAATGGTTCCCACATCAGGTGTGAAGCACACTAGACAAGATGAGAATGAGGCTTTTATTGGTTGCAATATTCCTACTGAAATTGACATACACCCGCCAACTGATGTTCGCACGGTGGGGAGATGCAAAAGAATAAAGAGAGGAAAGGAAATAAGTGAGGAGGaacagaaaaagaagaagaaggaagccAAGGTAAAGGTTGCACGCTTGTGCAAGACAACAAATAGTTTTTCATGA